A stretch of the Thalassotalea euphylliae genome encodes the following:
- a CDS encoding TIGR03088 family PEP-CTERM/XrtA system glycosyltransferase gives MIEQKNKIHVCHIVHHFVAAGLENGIVNLINHLPTQEYRHSIICIADYDRNFIKRLKVRNIDIYELHKTAGNGVGWLYRCYKLFKKIKPDLCHSRNLNPLEAQIAAFLAGIRVRIHGEHGWDVNDLKGNNVKNQYIKKLFKPLIHQYVALSNEGMDYLKYRIGVNSNQLYHICNGVDVDRFHPKVNVSNPIDINFSKGAIVFGTVGRQVQVKNHQQLLNAFIKLKQSDIPNVQRAKLLIVGDGVLKEPLTAMAQQSGYRDDICFAGHRDDIPQTMASMDVFVLPSLAEGISNTILEAMASGLPVIATNVGGNPDLIMADHHNSHLVEVNDVTALSNSMAQYLINQERLEKDSIKVREHCVKHFSIESMVAKYHDLYTSLYQQKVSGRG, from the coding sequence TTGATTGAGCAAAAAAATAAAATTCATGTGTGCCATATCGTTCATCATTTTGTTGCAGCAGGTTTGGAAAATGGAATTGTGAATTTGATAAATCACTTACCAACTCAAGAGTATCGACATTCAATAATTTGTATTGCTGATTATGATCGCAACTTCATAAAGCGCTTAAAAGTAAGAAATATTGATATATATGAGCTCCATAAAACAGCAGGGAATGGAGTTGGTTGGCTATATAGATGTTACAAGCTTTTTAAAAAAATAAAGCCCGATTTATGCCATAGTCGTAATTTGAACCCCCTAGAAGCGCAAATAGCCGCTTTTTTAGCAGGTATACGCGTTAGGATTCATGGAGAGCACGGCTGGGATGTAAATGATCTAAAAGGAAATAACGTAAAGAACCAATATATAAAAAAGTTGTTTAAACCCCTAATTCACCAATACGTGGCTTTATCGAATGAAGGTATGGATTATTTAAAATATAGAATTGGTGTAAATTCGAATCAACTTTATCATATATGTAATGGTGTTGATGTTGATCGTTTTCATCCGAAAGTGAACGTTTCAAATCCAATAGATATTAACTTTTCCAAAGGAGCTATTGTTTTTGGCACAGTAGGCAGACAGGTGCAAGTTAAAAACCATCAGCAACTCCTTAACGCGTTTATAAAGCTTAAGCAAAGTGATATACCCAATGTCCAACGAGCAAAGCTGTTAATTGTCGGTGATGGGGTATTGAAAGAGCCCTTAACAGCAATGGCTCAACAATCTGGATATCGAGATGATATTTGCTTTGCTGGCCACCGTGACGATATTCCTCAAACAATGGCCTCAATGGATGTATTTGTGCTGCCTTCACTCGCTGAAGGAATTTCCAATACGATATTAGAGGCGATGGCATCAGGCCTACCGGTAATTGCCACCAATGTTGGCGGCAACCCAGATTTAATCATGGCAGACCATCACAATTCTCATCTTGTTGAAGTCAACGATGTAACCGCATTATCTAATTCGATGGCTCAATATCTGATAAATCAAGAACGCTTGGAAAAAGACAGCATCAAGGTCAGAGAGCATTGCGTTAAACACTTTAGTATTGAGTCTATGGTCGCTAAGTATCATGACCTTTACACTTCGTTATACCAACAAAAAGTCTCAGGGAGGGGTTAG
- a CDS encoding XrtA/PEP-CTERM system amidotransferase produces MCGIAGIFHVSEQQAIAPELIASMNDKQIHRGPDAGDYYFEPGLALAHRRLSIIDLEGSPQPMASACGRAVIVFNGEIYNFKALHTELKAKGYQFNTDGDTETILNAYLEWGEDCVHHLRGMFAFAVWDTRKQALFVARDRLGIKPLYFSLLDNGHFVFGSELKVLTQHSRFDRSLRDTTIEDYFTFGYVPEPYTIYQHAYKLRPGHCFTIARGQRQLPEQQEYWDIPINPHSELSEQEIEAQLVERLKEAVDIRMVADVPLGSFLSGGVDSSAVVALMSQLQDDPVNACSIGFDIAEFNETEFAKQVAHRYQANHHIEMVDQNDFELIDKLAFLYDEPYADSSAMPTYRVCELARKHVTVALSGDGADELFAGYGRYRLHGHEEKVRAMLPLSMRKPIFGPLGALYPKLDWAPRVLRGKTTFQSMALDTVQGYHNSMSILRQDERMKLFSEEYKQKLNGYTSVAVFDQYRDKLAGLDPIKQAQYLDMKTYLVGDILTKVDRASMAHSLEVRVPFLDHKFVEWGFNAPTQLNLVGGVGKSTLKKQMEPHLPHDVLYRKKMGFSVPLATWFRGPLKDRLYDSLLSEAMGQFGYFSSKQLKTLIDQHVKGIRDNSASLWTLMMFESFLRQSKAA; encoded by the coding sequence ATGTGTGGCATAGCTGGAATTTTTCATGTTAGCGAGCAGCAAGCGATAGCGCCGGAGCTGATTGCGTCAATGAATGATAAGCAAATCCATCGCGGCCCTGATGCTGGCGACTACTATTTTGAACCGGGTTTGGCATTGGCTCATCGGCGTTTATCCATTATAGATTTGGAAGGTAGTCCGCAACCCATGGCAAGCGCTTGTGGTCGGGCTGTGATCGTTTTTAATGGTGAGATCTATAATTTTAAGGCCTTGCATACTGAGCTTAAAGCCAAGGGCTATCAATTTAACACCGATGGCGATACAGAAACCATTTTAAATGCCTATTTGGAATGGGGCGAAGATTGTGTGCATCATCTGCGAGGCATGTTTGCCTTTGCCGTTTGGGACACTCGCAAACAGGCGTTGTTTGTCGCCCGTGATAGATTAGGTATCAAGCCGCTTTATTTCTCATTGCTAGATAATGGCCATTTTGTTTTTGGCTCTGAGCTGAAAGTATTAACGCAACATTCGCGCTTTGACCGCAGTTTGCGTGATACCACCATTGAAGATTATTTTACCTTTGGCTATGTACCTGAGCCATATACCATTTATCAACATGCTTATAAGCTTAGACCCGGTCATTGCTTCACCATAGCGCGCGGTCAGCGGCAATTGCCAGAGCAACAAGAGTACTGGGATATTCCGATTAATCCGCACAGTGAATTAAGCGAACAGGAAATTGAAGCGCAATTGGTTGAGCGTTTAAAAGAAGCGGTTGATATTCGCATGGTGGCGGATGTGCCATTGGGCTCGTTTTTATCGGGCGGTGTTGACTCCAGTGCAGTTGTTGCGCTGATGTCACAACTGCAAGATGATCCTGTCAATGCATGTTCGATTGGTTTTGATATTGCGGAATTTAATGAAACTGAGTTTGCCAAACAGGTCGCCCATCGCTATCAGGCCAATCACCATATCGAGATGGTGGATCAAAATGACTTCGAGCTGATTGATAAACTGGCGTTTTTATACGATGAGCCTTATGCCGATAGTTCGGCCATGCCAACCTATCGCGTTTGTGAACTAGCGCGCAAACATGTCACGGTAGCCCTTTCTGGCGATGGTGCAGACGAGTTGTTTGCGGGCTACGGTCGCTATCGATTGCATGGGCACGAAGAAAAAGTGCGGGCCATGTTGCCACTGTCAATGCGCAAGCCTATTTTTGGGCCACTTGGGGCCTTGTACCCGAAACTGGATTGGGCGCCAAGAGTATTAAGAGGGAAAACGACATTTCAATCCATGGCACTTGATACGGTGCAGGGCTATCACAACTCAATGTCGATTCTGCGCCAAGACGAGCGGATGAAGCTCTTTTCAGAGGAGTATAAACAGAAGTTAAATGGCTATACTTCAGTCGCCGTTTTTGATCAATACCGCGATAAATTAGCTGGGCTAGACCCAATTAAACAAGCACAGTACTTGGATATGAAAACCTACTTGGTTGGGGATATTCTGACTAAGGTTGATCGCGCCAGTATGGCGCATTCATTGGAAGTTCGCGTGCCATTTTTAGATCACAAGTTTGTGGAGTGGGGCTTTAATGCCCCTACCCAGCTGAACTTAGTGGGTGGTGTTGGTAAAAGCACCCTGAAAAAACAAATGGAGCCGCATCTACCCCATGATGTGCTGTATCGGAAAAAAATGGGCTTTTCTGTGCCGCTTGCCACTTGGTTCCGTGGGCCGCTTAAAGACCGGCTTTACGATAGTTTGTTAAGTGAAGCCATGGGGCAGTTTGGTTACTTTTCGTCAAAGCAGCTCAAAACCTTAATTGATCAGCATGTCAAAGGTATCCGAGATAATAGTGCTTCGCTGTGGACCCTAATGATGTTTGAGTCGTTTTTACGACAAAGCAAGGCCGCCTAG
- a CDS encoding TIGR04063 family PEP-CTERM/XrtA system glycosyltransferase, protein MKVLHVLDHSIPLHSGYTFRSRAILQTQHQLGIETCHVTSPKHGNTEALIEQVDDLIFYRSAPANGLLSKVPVLNQWSIIAPLEKRILEVIDREKPDIIHAHSPALNGLAALKAGKKLGIPVVYEIRAFWEDAAVDHGTCKQGDLRYQMTRSLESHVVKQADAVTTICQGLKNDLIARGVAEQKLTVIPNAVNVEKFERITEKDAHLVEQLQLSNKKVLGFIGSFYAYEGLDLLVSSLPAILEKMPDACLLLVGGGPQEQTLKSQVAALDLSEQVVFTGRVPHQQVSQYYSLIDLLVYPRKSMRLTDLVTPLKPLEAMAQGRLFLASDVGGHHELIVDNQTGYLFAADNSAALVTKVMDIFQQQQTWPEILDNGRRYVEHERNWRNSVSNYLPVYSALTEKAVSHG, encoded by the coding sequence ATGAAAGTGTTACATGTACTCGACCATTCGATCCCACTGCATAGTGGTTACACTTTTCGAAGCCGAGCGATATTACAAACTCAGCATCAGTTAGGTATTGAAACTTGTCATGTGACTAGCCCTAAACACGGCAATACTGAGGCTTTGATTGAGCAAGTGGATGACCTGATATTTTATCGCAGCGCGCCAGCCAATGGTTTGTTGAGTAAAGTGCCTGTGCTTAATCAATGGTCAATTATTGCCCCCTTGGAAAAACGTATTCTTGAAGTAATTGACCGTGAAAAGCCAGATATTATCCATGCCCATTCGCCAGCCCTTAACGGTTTGGCGGCACTAAAAGCGGGCAAAAAGTTGGGGATACCTGTGGTCTATGAAATTCGCGCGTTTTGGGAAGATGCCGCGGTTGATCACGGCACCTGCAAGCAAGGTGATCTGCGTTATCAAATGACGCGTTCGCTGGAATCCCATGTAGTTAAACAAGCGGATGCGGTAACCACCATTTGCCAAGGTCTGAAAAATGATTTAATTGCCAGAGGTGTCGCTGAGCAGAAACTGACGGTTATCCCTAATGCCGTCAATGTTGAGAAATTCGAGCGCATTACCGAGAAAGACGCTCACTTAGTTGAGCAATTGCAGCTGAGCAATAAAAAAGTGCTTGGCTTTATTGGCTCGTTTTACGCTTATGAAGGCTTGGACTTATTGGTCTCTTCACTGCCCGCCATTCTTGAAAAAATGCCAGATGCGTGTTTATTACTGGTCGGTGGAGGCCCACAAGAGCAGACCCTTAAATCGCAGGTGGCAGCGCTTGATTTGTCTGAGCAAGTGGTGTTTACGGGCCGGGTACCACATCAGCAAGTTAGCCAGTATTACTCACTTATTGATTTGTTGGTTTATCCTCGTAAATCGATGCGATTAACGGATCTTGTTACCCCGTTGAAACCGTTAGAGGCGATGGCGCAGGGGCGTTTGTTTTTGGCGTCAGATGTCGGCGGTCATCATGAACTGATTGTTGATAACCAAACCGGTTATTTATTTGCCGCCGATAATAGCGCGGCATTAGTGACTAAAGTGATGGACATTTTTCAACAGCAGCAAACTTGGCCTGAGATTCTAGATAATGGCCGGCGCTATGTTGAACATGAGCGCAATTGGCGAAACAGTGTGAGCAATTACTTACCTGTCTATTCGGCGTTAACGGAAAAGGCGGTGTCGCATGGCTAA
- a CDS encoding glycosyltransferase family 4 protein: protein MANVNHVAIVGPLPPPAGGMANQTKQLASFLEAEGLKVTVVQVNPPYQPKWAGKIPMFRAFVRLIQYQRALKKQLADVDVVHIMANSGWSWHLFAAPAIKVAKRLNKAVVLNYRGGYAADFFAKSWSSVRKTMDLVDDIVVPSSFLQDVFQQYGKQSRVIPNVLNQARFNPESRQASMKPRVIVTRNLEEIYDVETSIRVFAGILQAFPGAELKVAGTGPELSALEQLSKSLGISEHVEFLGRLSPDEIAALYKSADLMLNTSVVDNSPNSLIESLACGTPVVSTNVGGIPKLVTDQHDALLANPRDAESLIKLSLSLLEDNSERERLTKNGLLTVEKFSWSNVWQALASCYQAAYVGAKND from the coding sequence ATGGCTAACGTCAATCACGTCGCGATTGTTGGACCATTGCCTCCACCAGCTGGTGGCATGGCGAATCAAACGAAACAGCTTGCTAGCTTTTTAGAGGCGGAGGGGCTAAAGGTGACGGTGGTTCAAGTAAATCCGCCTTATCAACCCAAGTGGGCCGGTAAAATACCGATGTTTCGTGCTTTTGTTAGGTTAATCCAGTATCAACGAGCGCTAAAGAAACAATTAGCCGACGTTGATGTTGTCCATATTATGGCGAATTCGGGCTGGTCCTGGCACCTGTTTGCAGCACCCGCAATAAAAGTGGCTAAACGTCTAAACAAGGCTGTGGTACTTAATTATCGTGGTGGTTATGCCGCAGACTTCTTTGCTAAATCGTGGTCATCTGTCCGTAAAACTATGGATTTGGTCGATGATATTGTCGTGCCTTCGAGCTTTTTGCAGGATGTTTTTCAACAATATGGAAAACAGTCTCGCGTTATTCCCAATGTACTCAATCAAGCACGTTTTAACCCTGAAAGCCGTCAGGCGTCTATGAAACCACGTGTCATCGTGACGCGAAATCTTGAAGAAATCTACGATGTAGAAACATCTATTCGGGTTTTTGCTGGTATTCTACAAGCTTTTCCAGGTGCAGAATTGAAAGTGGCTGGTACAGGTCCTGAGCTCAGTGCTTTAGAGCAACTATCTAAGTCATTAGGTATCTCAGAACATGTTGAATTTTTGGGAAGACTTTCTCCAGATGAGATAGCAGCCTTGTATAAATCTGCTGACCTGATGTTAAACACTAGTGTTGTCGACAATTCACCAAACTCGCTTATTGAGTCGCTCGCCTGTGGCACGCCAGTGGTTAGCACAAATGTCGGAGGTATTCCTAAGTTGGTGACTGATCAACATGATGCGCTGCTCGCAAACCCAAGAGATGCAGAGTCACTAATAAAGCTATCTTTGTCGTTATTAGAAGATAATAGCGAGCGAGAACGTTTGACCAAGAACGGGTTGCTCACCGTAGAAAAGTTTAGCTGGTCGAACGTTTGGCAAGCATTGGCGAGTTGTTACCAAGCGGCATACGTTGGAGCAAAAAATGATTAG
- a CDS encoding phenylacetate--CoA ligase family protein: MISMLYTKFIANVLFPLHELLKKHDTVRIKKQLEQSQWQSPQTISESANKRLTKFLERAAKEVPYYQDVFNKRGIEASAIRSKAELSALPFLDKAVIREHFEQLKSKSAGPTQPFTTGGSSGTPLTFLLSKERVSHDVAEKWRATRWWDVDIGDKEIVAWGSPIELGAQDKVRITRDKLFRSILIPAFDMDEQKLLGFIDQIKRIKPKMLFGYPSVYALIAKTAQKHGISLDNLGIKVVFVTSERLYPYQQEQIEQVFNAPVANGYGGRDAGFIAHACPHDKMHISAEDIIVEIIDSEGRVLPDGETGEIVVTHMATSDFPFIRYRTGDIGAIDTEPCSCGRGLPVLKNIEGRATDFVIAQDGTIMHGLALIYILREMQGIEAFKIIQESLLHTRIQLVPTKNITTEMNERIVVGFKQRLGAEVTVELQIVNSISAEQSGKFRYVISKVAN, encoded by the coding sequence ATGATTAGTATGCTGTACACAAAATTTATTGCCAACGTGCTGTTTCCGCTTCATGAATTGCTTAAAAAACATGACACGGTGCGCATCAAAAAGCAGTTAGAGCAAAGCCAGTGGCAAAGCCCACAAACCATTAGTGAAAGCGCCAATAAACGACTGACGAAGTTTTTGGAGAGGGCCGCCAAAGAAGTCCCTTATTATCAGGATGTGTTCAATAAGCGAGGCATTGAAGCGAGTGCGATTCGCTCAAAAGCAGAGTTATCGGCGTTGCCTTTCCTTGATAAAGCGGTTATTCGAGAGCACTTTGAGCAGCTTAAATCAAAAAGTGCTGGCCCAACTCAACCGTTTACGACAGGTGGCTCAAGTGGTACACCGCTGACCTTTCTGTTAAGTAAAGAAAGGGTTAGCCATGATGTTGCCGAAAAATGGCGAGCGACTCGTTGGTGGGATGTTGATATTGGCGATAAAGAGATCGTTGCTTGGGGCTCACCAATTGAACTAGGTGCCCAAGATAAAGTACGAATCACCCGCGACAAGCTATTTCGTTCAATCTTGATCCCAGCATTTGATATGGATGAGCAAAAGCTGCTTGGTTTTATCGACCAGATCAAGCGAATTAAACCCAAAATGCTGTTTGGTTATCCGTCGGTTTATGCGCTGATTGCCAAAACGGCACAAAAGCATGGTATCTCGCTCGATAACTTAGGCATTAAGGTGGTGTTTGTCACCAGCGAGCGCCTTTATCCATACCAACAAGAGCAAATTGAACAAGTGTTTAACGCCCCGGTTGCCAATGGCTATGGCGGCCGAGATGCCGGCTTTATTGCCCATGCTTGTCCGCACGACAAGATGCATATTAGTGCCGAAGATATTATCGTGGAAATCATCGATAGCGAGGGCAGAGTACTGCCAGATGGTGAAACTGGCGAGATCGTGGTCACACATATGGCCACCTCAGACTTTCCGTTTATCCGCTATCGTACGGGTGATATTGGCGCGATAGATACTGAGCCTTGTTCATGCGGCCGTGGCTTACCCGTACTTAAAAACATTGAAGGGCGCGCGACGGATTTTGTGATTGCCCAAGACGGCACTATCATGCACGGTCTGGCCCTGATCTATATCTTACGAGAAATGCAGGGTATTGAAGCGTTTAAAATTATTCAGGAATCCCTATTGCACACTCGTATTCAATTAGTCCCGACAAAAAATATAACAACAGAAATGAATGAGCGGATTGTTGTGGGTTTTAAACAACGCCTTGGCGCTGAGGTAACTGTTGAACTGCAAATCGTTAATAGTATTTCGGCAGAGCAATCGGGCAAGTTTCGCTACGTGATAAGTAAGGTGGCTAATTAA
- a CDS encoding putative O-glycosylation ligase, exosortase A system-associated gives MRDLLLVVFLFVAIFYSFKRPVAGVAAWMWIALMAPTEWAFGFSQTFRMNLTIVLFVALSYFIWKEKPKVKFTAVHFWVFFFCFWMLVSSVLHQRVDSSYVWFKYIEFIKVIVLFSFISLTVKTKKDIDTIVWAIVLGLSAYSAMEGVKFLLSAGSHRIVGRSGILADRNDLAVAINMSIPLVLYLWSVTTDKKLRLGLLGIAGLCAVAIVGTYSRGGFIGLSILAFAMWLRSEKKAIFLIIGLMAIPVLYATAPAEWKDRQATIETASAEDGSFIGRLWAWKIATLIAIDNPITGGGFKATTDPLLWRTYADETPNFGPIETPPIPPELRPKAAHNIYFQVLASAGFAGLTIFLLMLLTGYLKALSIARKAAKENIEWRKNLANAISLSLVGYGITGLNVSLAYFELVYAMLALLCVLSIYQMKGSGPDANIKRSI, from the coding sequence ATGCGTGATTTATTACTCGTCGTTTTTCTCTTCGTTGCGATTTTTTACTCATTTAAAAGGCCTGTTGCAGGTGTTGCTGCTTGGATGTGGATTGCGCTAATGGCGCCAACCGAATGGGCTTTTGGCTTTTCCCAAACATTTAGAATGAATTTGACCATAGTCTTATTTGTTGCACTGTCTTACTTTATTTGGAAAGAAAAACCTAAAGTTAAGTTTACCGCGGTTCATTTTTGGGTGTTCTTTTTTTGCTTTTGGATGCTAGTGTCAAGTGTTCTTCATCAGCGAGTAGATTCAAGTTATGTTTGGTTCAAGTATATTGAGTTTATAAAAGTTATTGTTTTGTTTTCGTTTATTTCACTAACTGTGAAAACCAAAAAAGACATTGATACTATTGTTTGGGCAATTGTGTTGGGGCTATCTGCATATTCAGCAATGGAAGGAGTTAAATTTTTGTTGTCAGCGGGTAGCCACAGAATTGTTGGTCGCTCGGGTATTTTGGCTGATCGAAATGATTTAGCAGTTGCGATTAATATGTCAATTCCACTAGTGCTTTATTTATGGAGTGTCACTACCGATAAAAAGCTTAGATTAGGGTTACTTGGCATCGCTGGTTTATGTGCTGTCGCTATTGTGGGTACATACTCGCGAGGTGGTTTTATCGGATTATCTATTTTAGCGTTTGCAATGTGGTTAAGATCAGAAAAAAAGGCCATTTTTTTGATAATTGGTTTGATGGCAATACCCGTGTTGTACGCAACTGCACCCGCTGAATGGAAAGATAGACAGGCAACCATAGAAACTGCTTCGGCAGAAGACGGCTCATTCATTGGTCGCTTATGGGCATGGAAAATCGCTACCTTGATTGCCATTGACAATCCAATAACAGGCGGAGGTTTCAAAGCAACAACTGATCCCTTACTGTGGCGAACTTACGCTGATGAAACGCCCAATTTTGGACCTATCGAAACACCACCAATCCCACCAGAGTTGAGGCCAAAAGCTGCTCACAATATCTATTTCCAAGTACTTGCTAGTGCTGGTTTCGCGGGGTTAACTATTTTTCTATTGATGCTTTTAACCGGATATTTAAAGGCGCTCTCGATAGCAAGAAAAGCTGCAAAAGAAAATATCGAATGGCGGAAAAACTTAGCAAATGCTATTTCGCTGTCTCTAGTCGGCTATGGAATCACCGGTTTAAATGTCAGTTTGGCGTACTTTGAGCTGGTTTATGCAATGTTAGCTCTATTATGCGTATTAAGTATTTACCAAATGAAGGGTAGTGGTCCAGATGCCAACATTAAACGATCAATATGA
- a CDS encoding glycosyltransferase family 2 protein — protein MPTLNDQYEVSIIMPVYNTGKVMLKTVESIEQQISYKNHPVPSFEVILIDDGSDDVETLDILKSVRNKLNFKVVRNTSYKGASGARNFGISLAQSEWIVFLDSDDLLMPTALACSYKYICEDKGISWLASAINIFEDGKSIIPRPLKDSSPVLYKLIGKYFDCGKRAVLVNPTIELLETCFVSTLNVWIRRSLLKGLNTFDRRLRRAEDYKLWLELSLTTDLHFIPHYLGAYRQRSNSLTSGQQPMFSCEDIMLVQLLQDKKFKIYRSAILKRLMFVLVDQCYFYRKYGAYRQAVLASSRLIRKFPCQLVGWKMLFMSAIGK, from the coding sequence ATGCCAACATTAAACGATCAATATGAAGTAAGCATAATCATGCCTGTATATAATACGGGTAAAGTAATGCTCAAAACTGTTGAATCGATAGAGCAACAAATTTCATATAAAAATCATCCAGTACCTTCCTTTGAAGTGATATTGATTGATGATGGAAGCGATGATGTTGAAACTTTAGACATATTGAAGTCAGTAAGGAATAAGCTTAACTTCAAAGTCGTGAGGAACACTTCTTACAAAGGTGCCTCTGGTGCTCGAAATTTTGGCATTAGTTTAGCGCAAAGTGAGTGGATTGTATTTCTTGATTCAGATGACTTATTGATGCCAACTGCTTTGGCTTGTAGCTACAAATATATTTGCGAAGATAAGGGAATTAGCTGGTTAGCTAGTGCTATTAATATATTTGAAGACGGTAAAAGCATTATTCCAAGGCCTTTGAAAGATTCCAGCCCTGTGCTTTATAAGCTTATTGGCAAGTATTTTGACTGTGGTAAGCGCGCTGTATTAGTAAATCCAACAATAGAGTTACTAGAAACTTGTTTTGTCTCTACATTGAATGTGTGGATAAGAAGAAGTTTACTGAAAGGATTGAATACTTTTGATCGGCGATTACGCAGGGCTGAAGATTATAAATTGTGGCTTGAGTTGTCTTTAACTACAGATCTTCATTTTATACCCCACTATTTAGGTGCTTATCGGCAAAGAAGTAATAGTTTAACGAGTGGCCAACAGCCAATGTTCAGCTGCGAAGACATTATGCTAGTTCAGTTATTGCAAGATAAAAAATTTAAAATATACCGCAGTGCTATTCTAAAGCGATTAATGTTTGTACTAGTTGATCAGTGTTATTTTTATCGAAAATATGGCGCTTACAGGCAAGCTGTTTTGGCAAGTTCAAGATTAATAAGGAAATTCCCTTGTCAACTAGTCGGGTGGAAAATGCTGTTTATGTCGGCAATAGGAAAGTGA
- a CDS encoding glycosyltransferase family 4 protein, with the protein MQHNKIVFFDPCCPEPYSQESIKTGAIGGTESTALHISNALGVPLIQHNRTQVCGNCYPDMHFEQVDTLVVLRDAEKLYQLSLLYPKAKLFLWCHDLLYLGSDRAEKLVNALCDFTQQVTIVAVSEFHRQQIESTLAQAGLTQHSIIRIYNPLSPNIRKDRAKKTINGKWVFFSSPHKGLENALDAFEYIRKKRPHVRLYIANPGYQNVNTELPEGVINLGKLSPAEVYSHVQTAELVFYPNFVYPETFGIVFIEANYLGTPVLTHPIGAACEVLSQQNLNMRVPFLLRLVQSLQYRSELLAKLAKFFIPNAWQYTEYNKVIGNYFDQPRRDLVSMQSKFELKNIVSQWKRVLSGDFKQ; encoded by the coding sequence ATGCAACACAATAAGATTGTTTTTTTTGATCCTTGTTGTCCTGAACCTTATTCTCAAGAAAGTATAAAAACTGGGGCTATCGGAGGGACTGAATCTACGGCTTTGCACATATCTAATGCATTAGGAGTTCCATTGATACAACATAATCGAACTCAGGTATGTGGCAACTGCTACCCCGATATGCATTTCGAACAAGTTGATACTCTTGTTGTATTGAGAGATGCCGAAAAGCTTTACCAACTTTCGCTGCTGTACCCCAAGGCTAAATTATTTCTATGGTGCCATGACTTACTTTATTTGGGATCAGATCGTGCTGAAAAATTAGTGAATGCACTGTGTGATTTTACTCAACAGGTAACAATTGTCGCTGTGTCTGAGTTTCACCGACAACAAATAGAAAGCACATTAGCGCAAGCTGGATTAACACAACACTCTATTATTAGAATCTACAACCCTTTGTCACCCAATATCAGAAAAGATCGTGCTAAAAAAACTATTAACGGTAAATGGGTGTTTTTTTCCTCACCACACAAAGGTTTAGAAAATGCGCTTGATGCGTTCGAGTATATCAGAAAAAAACGTCCGCACGTTAGGTTATACATAGCCAACCCCGGATATCAAAATGTGAATACAGAGCTTCCAGAAGGAGTGATCAATCTTGGTAAACTTAGCCCTGCTGAGGTCTATTCACATGTCCAAACTGCGGAGTTGGTGTTTTACCCCAATTTTGTTTATCCAGAAACCTTTGGGATTGTCTTTATTGAGGCAAACTATCTGGGAACACCAGTATTAACTCATCCTATAGGGGCTGCCTGCGAGGTACTTTCTCAACAGAATCTGAACATGCGAGTTCCTTTTTTATTGCGGCTAGTTCAGTCTTTGCAATATCGATCTGAACTACTTGCGAAGCTCGCTAAGTTTTTTATACCTAATGCATGGCAATACACGGAATACAATAAAGTAATTGGTAATTATTTTGATCAGCCAAGACGAGATTTAGTTTCTATGCAATCCAAATTTGAACTAAAGAATATTGTCTCCCAATGGAAGAGGGTACTGTCAGGTGATTTCAAGCAATGA